In the Theobroma cacao cultivar B97-61/B2 chromosome 1, Criollo_cocoa_genome_V2, whole genome shotgun sequence genome, one interval contains:
- the LOC18611142 gene encoding protein RALF-like 34 produces MASSLLSKLVFLLFITYIVLSNSKVEAQVEETSLKLMRDALEWPLSMSLYSELNDNEEADEEIDDEEETGYSRRSLFWKRMRYYISYGALSANRIPCPPRSGRSYYTLNCFKAHGPVHPYTRGCSRITRCRR; encoded by the coding sequence ATGGCTTCTTCACTTCTCAGCAAACTTGTATTTCTCCTTTTCATCACCTACATTGTCTTGTCGAACTCGAAAGTTGAAGCCCAAGTTGAAGAGACAAGCTTGAAGCTTATGAGAGATGCTTTGGAGTGGCCACTCTCAATGTCGCTTTACAGCGAGTTAAATGACAATGAGGAAGCTGATGAGGAGATAGATGATGAAGAGGAAACTGGGTATAGTCGTAGATCTTTGTTTTGGAAGAGAATGAGATATTACATTTCGTATGGGGCGCTTTCTGCTAACAGAATCCCATGTCCACCGCGGTCAGGGAGGTCTTATTATACACTCAACTGCTTCAAGGCTCATGGCCCTGTCCATCCTTACACCAGGGGTTGTTCCAGGATCACTCGGTGCAGGCGATGA